A region of Plantactinospora sp. BC1 DNA encodes the following proteins:
- a CDS encoding glutaredoxin domain-containing protein yields the protein MNNADGTQRQVTVYTRPGCPYCFLLRFGLRRRRVAFTEVNIWTDAEAAAAVRAVADGNETVPTVHVAGEWLVNPRAETVDHLARR from the coding sequence GTGAACAACGCAGATGGCACGCAACGTCAGGTCACCGTCTACACCCGGCCGGGCTGCCCGTACTGCTTTCTGCTGCGGTTCGGGTTGCGTCGCCGCCGGGTCGCGTTCACGGAGGTCAACATCTGGACGGACGCGGAGGCGGCGGCTGCGGTCCGGGCCGTCGCCGACGGCAACGAGACCGTGCCGACGGTGCACGTCGCCGGAGAGTGGTTGGTGAACCCGCGCGCTGAGACGGTCGACCATCTCGCCCGCCGCTGA
- a CDS encoding RNA polymerase sigma factor, with product MIDVSHDELARVVRDHAGRLAASLVHLIGDFTAAEDLVQDAVEAALRHWPADGIPDRPDAWLYTVARRRGLDLLRRDAAHRSKLALVVWTTQPDPADQLRLIFTCCHPALPRTAQVALTLRVVCGFTTGQIAKAFLVPESTVGQRITRAKRKIANAGIPYRVPADDELGHRLAEVLSVVYLLFNEAYLPTTADPNHGRDLADDAEFLAATLHNLMPTEPEVTGLLALIRLHRARTAARFDKQGGIIQLPDQDRTLWNQQTIADASMLIANAAARRRPGPYQLQAAIVACHAEASRWEDTDWTQILVLYDMLLHLAPSPVTRLHRAVANRYVTGPTAALDDVDTLADTLGGYHLFHATRAELLRDLNRLDEAHAADEQALAMTANPAEQSLLRQRLNWA from the coding sequence ATGATTGATGTGTCGCATGATGAACTGGCCCGGGTGGTCCGGGACCACGCGGGCCGGCTCGCCGCGTCGCTGGTACACCTGATCGGGGACTTCACCGCCGCCGAGGACCTGGTCCAAGACGCGGTGGAGGCGGCGCTGCGGCACTGGCCCGCCGACGGGATCCCGGACCGGCCCGACGCCTGGCTCTACACGGTCGCCCGGCGGCGGGGCTTAGACCTGCTGCGCCGAGACGCCGCGCACCGCAGCAAGCTCGCCCTGGTGGTGTGGACGACCCAGCCGGACCCGGCCGACCAGCTCCGGCTGATCTTCACCTGCTGCCATCCAGCGTTGCCCCGCACCGCACAGGTCGCGCTCACCCTGCGGGTGGTGTGCGGGTTTACCACCGGCCAGATCGCGAAGGCATTCCTGGTCCCGGAGAGCACGGTGGGGCAGCGGATCACCCGCGCGAAACGGAAGATCGCCAACGCCGGCATCCCGTATCGGGTCCCCGCCGACGACGAACTCGGCCACCGGCTCGCCGAAGTCCTGTCCGTGGTCTATCTGCTGTTCAACGAGGCATACCTACCCACCACCGCCGACCCAAACCACGGCCGAGACCTGGCCGACGACGCCGAGTTCCTCGCCGCGACGCTGCACAACCTGATGCCCACCGAGCCGGAGGTGACCGGACTGCTCGCGCTGATCCGACTGCACCGGGCACGCACCGCCGCCCGGTTCGACAAGCAGGGCGGCATCATCCAACTGCCCGACCAGGACCGGACGCTCTGGAACCAGCAGACGATCGCCGACGCCAGCATGCTCATCGCGAATGCCGCCGCCCGCAGGCGGCCCGGCCCGTACCAGCTCCAGGCGGCGATCGTGGCCTGTCACGCCGAAGCCTCCCGGTGGGAGGACACCGACTGGACGCAGATCCTCGTCCTCTACGACATGCTGCTGCACCTGGCCCCGTCCCCGGTCACCCGGCTGCACCGGGCGGTCGCCAACCGCTACGTCACCGGCCCGACCGCCGCGCTCGACGACGTCGACACCCTCGCCGACACTCTGGGCGGTTACCACCTTTTCCACGCCACCCGCGCCGAACTCCTCCGCGACCTGAACCGCCTCGACGAAGCGCACGCCGCTGACGAGCAGGCGCTCGCCATGACCGCCAACCCGGCCGAACAATCCCTGCTGCGCCAGCGCCTCAACTGGGCCTGA
- a CDS encoding YciI family protein: MFVETEQFAAELRAMDEPERGRAYARVQQWFANHSDKITHHAHLLPADTATTVRLDGAEPLISDGPFVEGKEVISGYAEIDVADLDEAMAIVRAWPACPLVEIRPIAG, translated from the coding sequence ATGTTCGTCGAGACCGAGCAGTTCGCCGCCGAGCTACGGGCGATGGACGAGCCAGAGCGGGGACGGGCCTACGCACGGGTGCAGCAGTGGTTCGCCAACCACAGCGACAAGATCACCCATCACGCGCATCTGCTACCTGCGGACACCGCGACGACGGTGCGGCTCGACGGCGCGGAACCGTTGATCTCCGACGGGCCGTTCGTGGAGGGCAAGGAAGTGATCAGTGGCTACGCCGAGATCGACGTCGCTGACCTGGACGAGGCGATGGCGATCGTCCGGGCGTGGCCGGCGTGCCCGCTGGTCGAGATCCGCCCCATCGCCGGATGA
- a CDS encoding SAM-dependent methyltransferase, with the protein MTRAGLGPDTSVIDVGGGASHLVDRLLERDIHDITVLDVAATALQTSRDRLGHTAAITWITADLLQWQPERRYQWWHDRAVFHFLADPADRARYACTVPIPVAPAVSWCFVSLEHLHGHGAPIGLSGRDPHVRRPAARGP; encoded by the coding sequence TTGACCCGGGCGGGCCTCGGACCCGACACCTCGGTCATCGACGTCGGCGGCGGCGCCTCCCACCTCGTCGACCGGCTCCTGGAACGCGACATCCACGACATCACCGTCCTCGACGTCGCCGCCACCGCCCTCCAGACCAGCCGCGACCGACTCGGCCACACCGCCGCCATCACCTGGATAACCGCCGACCTCCTCCAGTGGCAACCAGAACGCCGCTATCAGTGGTGGCACGACCGCGCTGTGTTCCACTTCCTCGCCGACCCAGCCGACCGCGCCCGCTACGCCTGTACGGTGCCAATACCTGTCGCACCCGCCGTGAGCTGGTGCTTCGTGAGCTTGGAGCACCTTCATGGCCATGGTGCTCCGATTGGTCTATCTGGTCGCGATCCGCATGTTCGACGCCCTGCTGCGCGCGGCCCGTAG